From uncultured Bacteroides sp., a single genomic window includes:
- a CDS encoding family 78 glycoside hydrolase catalytic domain, translated as MKNRIIILFSLILALCPSFVRGIEVTKMTCELSEAPLTIDTEHPRFGWQLQSKVNGARQSAYAIELYNVDNGKNELVWTSGKIVSNKSQLVPYSGSKKLERAVKYIWRVMVWDENNKPSSWSKKAEFRLAPSAAFLNAKWIGFISREKANLPSGRHFHSTVLKKPENKALWAAIDSASSKSVYLRRSFTADKKVTQATAYVCGLGLYEFSLNGKKIGDSEFTPLISDYDKTVYYNVYDVTANLRKGANAIGILLGNGFYNIQGGGRYRKLQISFGPPTLFFKMVVSYSDGTTKEILSGADWKYSFSPIIFNSIYGGEDYNACLEQKGWNEPGFNDSRWHPVVVQGAPKGELRPQQAAPIKIMEHYGVKSVNKFSDKYVLDMGQNLSGFPEITVNGKIGTTIRLTVGESLNPDGTVSQKNTGSKHYYEYTLKGGGDEYWHPRFSYYGFRYIQVEGARFKEDKANSNLPLLKKIQSCFVYNSAEEAGEFKCSNKIFNDAHRIICMAMRSNMQGVFTDCPHREKLGWLEETHLNGPGLFFNYNLTKFIPKIMQDMCDAQHSNGLVPSIAPEYVEFEGGFQDSPEWGSASVILPWMYYDYYGDNSLIIKYYPTMKRYVDYLTSRADNHIVSHGLGDWYDYDGKKAGFSRNTPVPLVASAHYLWDIQLLSKAAGMVGNEADEAYYAKLAKEVKKAYNDKFFNVNTRQYGNGSQCSNALPLFLDIVEPQYKADVLANLVKDIKAHGNRLTTGDVGNRYLFQTLARNGLNEVMYKMNNHEDSPGYGFQVKFGATTLTEQWDPREGTSWNHFMMGQIDEWFYAWLAGIQPVPSEPGFQKLVINPQVVGDLKYVSASYNTLYGKVAVNWKVENGTFTMDAEVPVNCSATIILPNKEKHVMESGKQTFTVKI; from the coding sequence ATGAAGAACAGGATTATCATATTATTTAGTCTGATATTAGCTTTATGCCCTTCTTTTGTTAGAGGAATTGAGGTTACAAAGATGACTTGTGAATTGTCTGAAGCTCCTTTGACAATTGATACTGAACATCCTCGCTTTGGATGGCAACTGCAATCAAAAGTAAACGGAGCTCGTCAGTCGGCTTATGCAATAGAACTTTATAATGTTGATAATGGGAAAAATGAACTGGTATGGACTTCAGGAAAGATTGTTTCCAATAAAAGTCAGCTGGTTCCTTATTCAGGTTCTAAGAAATTGGAACGTGCCGTAAAATATATATGGCGTGTGATGGTTTGGGATGAGAATAACAAACCATCATCCTGGAGTAAGAAAGCGGAATTCCGTTTGGCTCCTTCTGCGGCTTTTCTTAATGCAAAATGGATTGGATTCATCTCCAGAGAAAAAGCAAACTTACCTTCTGGCAGACATTTCCATTCTACAGTATTAAAGAAACCCGAAAATAAAGCCTTATGGGCAGCTATTGATTCAGCTTCCAGCAAAAGTGTTTATCTGCGTCGTTCATTTACAGCAGATAAAAAGGTAACTCAGGCCACTGCTTATGTTTGTGGACTGGGTCTTTATGAATTTTCTTTGAACGGAAAGAAAATTGGGGATAGTGAATTTACTCCTTTGATCAGTGATTATGATAAAACGGTTTATTATAATGTTTACGATGTAACTGCTAATTTAAGAAAAGGCGCCAATGCAATAGGTATATTGTTAGGAAATGGTTTCTATAATATACAGGGCGGTGGACGTTACCGCAAACTTCAGATCAGTTTCGGTCCTCCAACGTTATTCTTTAAAATGGTTGTTAGCTATTCTGATGGTACAACAAAAGAGATTCTTTCCGGTGCCGACTGGAAATATTCTTTCAGCCCAATTATATTCAATAGTATTTATGGTGGAGAAGATTATAATGCTTGCCTGGAACAAAAAGGCTGGAACGAACCTGGTTTCAATGATAGTCGTTGGCATCCGGTAGTTGTTCAGGGTGCTCCGAAAGGAGAACTTCGTCCACAACAAGCTGCTCCGATAAAGATTATGGAGCATTATGGTGTAAAAAGTGTCAATAAGTTTTCTGATAAATATGTATTGGACATGGGACAAAACTTGTCCGGTTTTCCTGAGATTACAGTAAATGGTAAAATAGGAACAACTATCCGTCTTACTGTTGGCGAATCACTAAATCCCGATGGAACTGTCAGCCAGAAGAATACTGGTAGTAAACATTATTATGAATACACTCTTAAGGGTGGAGGAGATGAATACTGGCATCCTCGCTTCTCATATTACGGATTCAGATATATTCAGGTTGAAGGTGCCCGTTTCAAAGAAGATAAAGCAAACAGTAATTTGCCACTCTTAAAGAAAATACAATCTTGTTTCGTTTATAATTCAGCTGAAGAAGCTGGTGAGTTTAAATGTTCAAACAAAATATTCAATGATGCTCATCGCATTATTTGCATGGCGATGAGAAGTAACATGCAGGGAGTATTTACTGATTGCCCTCACAGAGAGAAATTAGGCTGGCTGGAAGAAACACATCTTAACGGACCTGGCTTATTCTTCAATTACAACCTGACTAAGTTCATTCCTAAAATAATGCAGGATATGTGTGATGCTCAGCATTCAAATGGTTTGGTTCCTAGCATTGCGCCAGAGTATGTGGAATTTGAAGGTGGCTTTCAGGATTCTCCGGAATGGGGTAGTGCATCGGTTATTCTTCCATGGATGTATTATGACTATTATGGAGACAATTCTCTTATTATAAAATATTATCCCACCATGAAACGCTATGTTGATTACCTCACATCACGTGCCGATAATCACATTGTTTCTCATGGACTGGGCGATTGGTATGATTACGATGGTAAGAAAGCTGGCTTTTCTCGTAATACACCTGTTCCTTTGGTTGCCAGTGCTCACTATTTGTGGGACATTCAACTTCTAAGCAAAGCTGCTGGCATGGTTGGAAATGAAGCAGATGAAGCTTATTATGCTAAGTTAGCCAAGGAGGTTAAAAAAGCATATAACGATAAGTTCTTCAATGTAAATACCCGTCAATATGGCAATGGTAGTCAGTGTTCCAATGCTCTGCCTTTGTTCCTTGATATTGTAGAACCACAGTATAAAGCAGATGTTCTGGCAAACCTGGTTAAAGATATAAAAGCACATGGTAACCGTCTTACAACCGGTGATGTTGGTAATCGTTACCTTTTCCAGACTCTTGCAAGAAATGGTCTGAACGAGGTGATGTACAAGATGAACAATCATGAAGATTCACCGGGGTATGGATTTCAGGTTAAGTTTGGCGCAACAACTCTGACCGAACAATGGGATCCAAGAGAAGGAACTTCATGGAATCATTTTATGATGGGACAAATTGATGAATGGTTCTATGCATGGTTGGCAGGTATACAACCGGTTCCAAGTGAACCGGGATTTCAAAAGCTGGTAATTAACCCCCAGGTAGTGGGTGATTTGAAATATGTTTCTGCTTCTTATAACACTCTTTACGGGAAAGTAGCTGTGAACTGGAAAGTTGAGAATGGAACTTTCACTATGGATGCTGAGGTCCCAGTTAACTGTTCGGCTACAATTATTCTTCCTAACAAGGAGAAGCATGTTATGGAAAGCGGTAAACAAACATTTACTGTGAAAATTTAG